GCCTGCAGCACCGAGACGATGGTTCCGGCGACGGCTTCGCCGCCCATGGCGTCGACCACCAGCGCGACCGCATGCCGCAGCGTCGCCGCGTACAGGCCGGCATCAACCTCATTCACGTCGCCGCCGGTGTCCGCCGCCGCCGAGTCGAGGACGTCGGCGAAGGCACGCAGGATCTGCGACAGGATCACGCCGGAGTTGCCGCGCGCCCCATGCAGCGCCCCGGCGGACAGCGCGCTGGCCATGGCCACGAGGTCCTCGCTGCCGACCGCGTCAGCCTGCTCGAGCGCCGAACGCATGGTGAAGAGCATGTTGGTGCCGGTGTCCGCATCGGCGACGGGGAAGACATTGAGGCGGTTGATCTCGTCGGTGTGCGCGATGAGGTCACTGACGGACGTGTGCGCCCATACTCTGAGGGCGGCGCCGTCGAGTCGACGATCCGACATCAGTGCCCCTTTCTCGCCGCCCCACTGCGGGCGCAAGCCTAGTCGGCGTCGCCGACATGAGTGTTCGACGCGGCGCGACGGAGGCCATTTTGGTGATCGTCGCGATCGTCGGTATCCTGGTCAGGTTGTTGGGTCACCCGTGATCGGTCGTTGGCCCCAGTACTGATGAGCTTTACGTAGAGGAGTGGTGACCATGGCTGCCGTGTGCGATGTTTGCGGCAAGGGACCGGGCTTCGGCAAGTCGGTGTCGCATTCGCATCGTCGGACCAGCCGTCGCTGGGATCCGAACATCCAGGTTGTGCACGCTGTGACCCGCCCCGGCGGCAACAAGCAGCGCATCAACGCCTGCACCTCGTGCATCAAGGCCGGCAAGGTCGTGCGCGGCTGAGCCGAGCGGCTCAGCTTTGGCCTGTGTTTCAGGCCGTACCGGGTCGGGTAGGCAGCGGCAATGACCGCAACTCCTTCCCGACCTGTCACTCTCGTCGCTGCTCTCGCCGCGTCCGGCTTGCTGCTGGCCGCATGTGGGAGCAAGAGCGATTCCGGTGACACCGAAGACACGACCTCGGACACCACCACGACGTCGGTCGAGATGACCGAAACCGAGACGGTGACGACGTCTGTTCCCGTGAACCCGTCGCCGGCCACCGAGAGTCCCATGGCGCCCGCGCCCACAGAGGACGGCGGTGGTTCCGTCGAGATCACGATTCCGTCGCCGCCGGCCATCCCGTCGCCGCCGGCCATCCCCTCGCCGCCGCCGATCCCCGACATTCCGTCGCCGCCGCCGATCCCGGCGATCCCCAACCCGTGACGGGTTAGGGCAGGCGCCAGTCGACCGCTTCAGCGCCGCGGTCGGCGAGCAGTTTGTTGGCGCGACTGAACGGTCGCGACCCGAAGAATCCACGCGACGCCGACAGCGGCGACGGGTGCGGTGACTCGATCACACCGCAGTCGGGTCCGAGCATCGGCTTAAGGGTGGATGCGTCGCGCCCCCAGAGGATCGCCACCAGCGGACCGGGACGCGCGGCCAGGGCCCGGATCGCGCACTCGGTCACGGCCTCCCAGCCCTTGCCGCGGTGCGAGGCCGGCGTGCCGGGACTCACCGTCAGCACCCTGTTGAGCAGCATCACGCCCTGCCTCGACCACGGCGTCAGGTCGCCGTTGGACGGCTTGGGCAGATCGAGGTCGCGCCCGTACTCGGCGAAGATGTTCTCCAGGCTGCGCGGCAGGGGTCGCACCTCGGGGGCCACCGAGAAACTCAGCCCCACGGCGTGGCCAGGCGTGGGATACGGGTCCTGCCCGACGATCAGCACTCGCACCTGATCGAACGGAAAGGTGAAGGCGCGCAGGACATCCGGACCGGCGGGCAGATACCCGCGGCCCTCCGCCAACTCAGCCCGCAGGAATTCCCCCATCCTGCTGACGTCTTCGGACACCGGGGCGAGGGCGTGCGCCCAGCCCTCGTCGATGAGTTCGTTCAACGGCCGCGCAGTCACGAGGCACCAACCTAATTGAAGGATTCCCACCCGCGCGCACCGGACCAGAGAAGACCGTCGACGGTCACCGCCGGCTCCCCCTCGACGACCTCGCCGATGGACCGCCACCCCGGCGGGAGTGCCTGCGGGAAGCTGGCCACCAGGGCGTGGTCCTCACCCCCGCCGAGCACCCAGTCCCAGGCATCCGCATCCGTGACGGCGGCGGCGCCGGCGAGCGCCTCGACATCCGGTGCCAGCCCTGCCGCAGTCAACGCGATCCCGACCCCCGAGGCCGTCGCGATGTGTCCAAGATCTGCCAGAAGTCCGTCGGACACGTCGGTCATCGCGGTGGCCCCCGCCTCCGCCGCGATCTGGCCCTGACCGTAGGGCGGTTCGGGCACCAGATGGCTGCGCACCAGGTCGGAGAAGCCGTCGGCACCGGCGAGCAGCAGTGCATAGCCCGCCGCCGACCGGCCGAGTGCGCCCGCCACCGCGACGGTGTCGCCGGGTCTGGCTCCGCCGCGCGGCACCGCGGCGCGGCCGCGCAGGTCACCGAACACCGTCACCGACACGACCCACTGCGGGCTGGCCACGAGGTCGCCACCGATGATCGACGCTCCCCCGCAGCGCTGGGCCTCAGCCCACATTCCGTCCGACAGCTGCAGTGCCGCGCTGGCGGGGGTGTCCGGTGGTGCACCGAAGGCCACGACGAACGCGGTCGGCTGTGCGCCCATGGCCTCGACGTCGGCGGCGTTCTGGGCGATCGCCTTCCGGCCGATGTCGTGCGGATTCGACCAGTCCCGCCGGAAATGTCTGCCCTCGACGAGCATGTCGGTGGAGATCACGACGCGGCCGTCCGGCGCGGCGAGCACCGCCGCGTCGTCGCCCGGACCGACGAGCACCGAATCGGACAGGGTTCGGCCCGCGACCAGTCGGTCGATCACGGAGAACTCACCCATCTCGTTCAGCGTCGGGTCCAAATCGTCGGGCATCTCACCTCCAGAGCGGGCCTGACTGGTCTGAACACCGCCCCCACCTGCGGTAAATTCAATCAGTCGGCCTGCGCCGCCTCGGTCAGCGGCGCGGAGACGTCAGTGTATGAGACAGGTGAGGAGACATCCGCGTGGTCGAGGCGTTCATGCTGATCCAGACCGAGGTCGGCCGCGCAGAGGTGGTGGCCAAGCAGGTCGCAGCTCTTCCCGGTGTGCTGTCGTCCGAGTACGTCACCGGTCCGTACGACGTCGTGGTGCGTGTGACGTCGGAGACCCTGGCCGATCTGCAGGCCACGGTGGTCACCAGCGTGCAGGCCGTTGAGGGCATCACCCGCACCCTGACCTGTCCGATCGCCAGCGCCTCGGCGTGACCGAGACCGACGGACCGCCGCGGGCGGTGTTCATCGCCGCACTGGCGGTGGCGGTCGCGGCGCTCGTCGGGGTGATCGTGGTGGCGGCCAACCAAGAGCCCGCACCCGTCCCTATCGCGGCTGTGCCCGCCCCGAAAGCCGAGGACCCGGCGTGTGCGGCACTGCTCGCGGCACTGCCCGACAGTCTCGGCGACTACGAGCGCGCCGAGGCCGCACCCCCGGCGCCACCGGGAACCGCCGCCTGGCGGGGCACCGACGAGACCGAACCCGTGATCCTGAGGTGTGGCCTTGACCGTCCCGTGGACTTCGTCGTGGGCGCGCCGCTGCAGATGGTCGACGACGTCAGCTGGTTCCGAGTCGGCGAGGGCGACCGCATCACGTGGTTCGTCGTCGACCGCTCGGTGTACGTGGCCCTGACCCTGCCGCAGAACTCCGGGGCCACCCCGATTCAGGAGATCTCACGGGCCGTCAGCGCGACGCTGCCCGCGCAGGAGATCGATCCCGCACCCGCGCGCTGATGGGCTCAGCCGAGGGCCGCCTTGTTTTACACATCTCGCGAGTGCGACCGTAAACAACCCGGCCCTGGACGAAGGAAGCCCTCAGCGGGCCTCGTACCTCGGCCCGCATCGTCGTCAGCGCGGCTTGTCTGGCGCTGCTCCTCAGCGGGCCTCGTACCTCGGCCCGCATCGTCGTCAGCGCAGGCCCGTCCCCCGGGCCAGCGCCGTCTCCACCATCGTCGCCAGCAGCGTCGGATAGTCCACGCCGCTGGCCGCCCACATCCGCGGGTACATCGAGATCGTGGTGAACCCCGGCATGGTGTTGATCTCGTTGATCACGGGGCCGTTCTCGGTGAGGAAGAAGTCCACCCGGGCCAGGCCCTGGCCGTCGATCGACTGGAACGCGCGGATGGCCAACTGACGGATCTCGTCGGCCACGTCATCGTCGATCTTGGCGGGCACGTCGAGTTCGGCCGCATCCTCGAGGTACTTCGTGGCGAAGTCGTAGAAGCCGTCCTCGCGGCCCCGGACCCCGGCGACCCGAATCTCGCCGACCGTGCTGGCCTCGAGGTGGCCGTCGGGGAACTCCAGCACACCGCACTCGAGCTCACGGCCGACGATCGCGGCCTCGACGATGACCTTGGGGTCATGCTGGCGGGCTGCGGCGATCGCGGCGGGAAGGTCGGCCCACGACGTCACGCGACTCACGCCGATCGAGGACCCCGCGCGTGCGGGTTTGACGAACACGGGCAGTCCGAGGCGCTCGCGCTGTTC
The DNA window shown above is from Mycolicibacterium confluentis and carries:
- a CDS encoding Lrp/AsnC family transcriptional regulator; this translates as MVEAFMLIQTEVGRAEVVAKQVAALPGVLSSEYVTGPYDVVVRVTSETLADLQATVVTSVQAVEGITRTLTCPIASASA
- a CDS encoding uracil-DNA glycosylase → MTARPLNELIDEGWAHALAPVSEDVSRMGEFLRAELAEGRGYLPAGPDVLRAFTFPFDQVRVLIVGQDPYPTPGHAVGLSFSVAPEVRPLPRSLENIFAEYGRDLDLPKPSNGDLTPWSRQGVMLLNRVLTVSPGTPASHRGKGWEAVTECAIRALAARPGPLVAILWGRDASTLKPMLGPDCGVIESPHPSPLSASRGFFGSRPFSRANKLLADRGAEAVDWRLP
- a CDS encoding thiamine-phosphate kinase, whose amino-acid sequence is MPDDLDPTLNEMGEFSVIDRLVAGRTLSDSVLVGPGDDAAVLAAPDGRVVISTDMLVEGRHFRRDWSNPHDIGRKAIAQNAADVEAMGAQPTAFVVAFGAPPDTPASAALQLSDGMWAEAQRCGGASIIGGDLVASPQWVVSVTVFGDLRGRAAVPRGGARPGDTVAVAGALGRSAAGYALLLAGADGFSDLVRSHLVPEPPYGQGQIAAEAGATAMTDVSDGLLADLGHIATASGVGIALTAAGLAPDVEALAGAAAVTDADAWDWVLGGGEDHALVASFPQALPPGWRSIGEVVEGEPAVTVDGLLWSGARGWESFN
- the rpmB gene encoding 50S ribosomal protein L28; translated protein: MAAVCDVCGKGPGFGKSVSHSHRRTSRRWDPNIQVVHAVTRPGGNKQRINACTSCIKAGKVVRG
- a CDS encoding D-alanine--D-alanine ligase family protein yields the protein MSVQKRVRVAVVFGGRSSEHAISCVSAGSILRNLDPARFDVVPVGITAQGGWVLSDATPATLAIVDGRLPEVTDASGTALALTADPHRRGELLSLDASEAGAVLASVDVVFPILHGPYGEDGTIQGLLELAGVPYVGAGVLASAAGMDKEFTKKLLASEGLPIGEQVVLRANQATLAPEQRERLGLPVFVKPARAGSSIGVSRVTSWADLPAAIAAARQHDPKVIVEAAIVGRELECGVLEFPDGHLEASTVGEIRVAGVRGREDGFYDFATKYLEDAAELDVPAKIDDDVADEIRQLAIRAFQSIDGQGLARVDFFLTENGPVINEINTMPGFTTISMYPRMWAASGVDYPTLLATMVETALARGTGLR
- a CDS encoding DUF3515 domain-containing protein, coding for MTETDGPPRAVFIAALAVAVAALVGVIVVAANQEPAPVPIAAVPAPKAEDPACAALLAALPDSLGDYERAEAAPPAPPGTAAWRGTDETEPVILRCGLDRPVDFVVGAPLQMVDDVSWFRVGEGDRITWFVVDRSVYVALTLPQNSGATPIQEISRAVSATLPAQEIDPAPAR